Part of the Benincasa hispida cultivar B227 chromosome 11, ASM972705v1, whole genome shotgun sequence genome, attaataaaatgccaaaatttaGACTTCGATATTTTCATTGACATCGACATTTTAAATCTTGTTAAGTCATAAAAGGTATGATTAATAAATCTTTTCTATCATCATATAAAATTTACTAATAATAAGAATTTACTTGAACAAATATAGcataaaaataatcataaagGAAATTATTCATATCTTTAGATTCTTAATCAAGAATATATgttttaacaaataaatgatTTTTGTGTGTATATGAATGTATTTTGTAGTCAATCTCAACATTAAACGAATCATaggttgattaattaatttacattGACATGGAGTTCTTTAATAGCTATAAAAGTATGGCcaatataataatgaaaatttattggaaATATTGCCAATAATATTGGTGGAAATTTATACACGCGTGAAAAATTGTGAaatgtatttaaaaaattaataatcgAGATCTACGATAATTGAAagactctaaaaaaaaaaaacaaatatgaataaaaaacaaatgttgtgattgtaaaattttaaagtgaaattatatgcatatttaataaacaatttttatatatGGCAAAATTCTAATTGCTTCcgaatgtaaaaaaaaaaaattaaaatgcaagatgcaaaattcaaattttaaaattagaatgGTATATAAATATGCATATTCCAAAattcaatataatataaaaataaaaggttaaaattcaaaattcaaaattcaaataatacaTGAATATATGCACAATTaggagaaaacaaaaaaaactaaaatcaaaataatacataaatatatgcactattaagaaattaaaaaaaaaaaaacaaattatcgTTAGTAGGATCCTAACCTTGGCACACTCGAGCACCAACAAAGCAAATAACCAACTGAATGTTTGTATATTAAAACAAAAAGGAGTTTCTTAAATCTCAACTCCTTTTTAGAaagatttcttaaaatttaaaaataagaaaggaaaatagttattaaacaaatgtatttcttaaaaaatgagaaataaaatataaagaagagaaaatgaaaatgttatcaaatgagtattaattagtttaaaatttgtattaactagtttaaaattttaattttttttgtacaaaGATGTAAAGGTTAAGAATTAAAGGGATCGAGCttctaatttttaaacaaaaatatcatATCAATTACGATTGAATTTATCtccctttcaaattttaaattttaattgatgaaTTTTGAAAGTtagtataaatttatatttttctcatcattatCACAACCACTTTAAACAATATGAGTATGGACCTCAACTTTTCATTTTTGGAGCATAATATCATCCTCATAGAGTTTGATTAGTTCTATTTTCCAAATACTtccattattactttttttttttggctttttGTCTTTCccattatatattttcaaataattcagTCAAAAAAATCATATCCATCCTTTCTTCTTCCCCACCGCCTCCAATGGATATCTCTGTCCTTACACCAACTCcctttattttcctttctttaatctctctttccctttaccttctcttcttcatttcaCCATACAGAAAATCCAAACCCCACCAAGGTTTCAAACAGTTCCCCCTCGTCGGAACCTTGCCGCTCTTCTTACTGAACCGCCACCGTTTTCTTGACTGGTCTACAGAGGTTCTGAAAAACTGCCGGACGAACACGGCGGTGTTCAAGCGGCCAGGGAAAGTCCACGGCGTAATAACGGCGAACCCACTTGTGGTTGAGCATATATTGAAGACCCAATTTGAGAATTACCCAAAAGGGGAACGATTCATTTCGCTTTTGGAGGATTTCTTGGGCAGAGGAATTTTCAACTCCGACGGTGAAATTTGGAAAGTACAGAGGAAAACGGCGAGTTATGAATTCAATACGAAATCGTTGAGGAATTTTGTTATGGAGAATGTTAGAGTTGAGATTCAGAGTAGGTTGTTGCCTACTTTTGGAAAAGCGTCTGAAACGGAACGGATTTTGGATCTACAGGACGTTTTGGAACGGTTTGCGTTTGATAATGTTTGTAAATTGGCTTTTAATTATGACCCTGCTTGTCTCGGCGGCGATGGTACTGCCGCCACCGAGTTCATGCGTGCTTTTGAGGACGCCGCCACTCTCAGCTCCGGCAGGTATTTCTACTCTTCATTTCTTGAGCTTTTAAGTAATTCTTGCTTGTGTCCTCTGTTTTAGATTTGATAGAGTTGGATTAGgaattttcaatatatgtatttatttgttaaattattattttttaggaacaataatataaaataagttgAGAATTTGTGTATTTGGCAATAACTTGTGCTTTTGCAAATAGGACATTGGGAACTTAACTTGTGTGGCTTTTCACTTGATAGGCAATAATTAAGTACAACTTATGAgcctaatttttttcttttgatttagGTAAGGATTAGATGTAACTTCTTTAAAGACAATGATTAAATACATTCTATGCTATGACGCACATATATTTCATATGAGTCAAAAaatcttattagaaaaataaataaataacggaccaaaccctagactaaaATCATCTAATAAGttcccacaaagtccaccaaaatataaacgaTATCTTCAACGATAAGTTCTtttccctctaatcttcttgtCACTTTTtcctattgcattttattaactattatacttcaacatcttagatttttttttttttttaaattatatttcagtgtttgtattctattttgtgctattgttattaacttgtatattaaatttatctatatgtaatgtaTGAGTATcttcgttttttagaaatatatatattaaaaaaataacacatCCTTAGacatatccgtatcttagtttttttagaaatggACGGTATCCAATCCTATCCATGTAGTCATATCTGTGTCTGGACTTCATAGACTCTTGTACCTCTTTTTATAGTaggaatttttcttttaaaaaaactatttttagaaaaaaaaaaaaaaaaactatcacaTCGTGTATTTTTATTGGTTGAAGTTTAGGCTGTACCCAAGGTTTTTTTCCTCTTCGAAATATCCTTGTTATATTCAATACTTATAATCAAGTATATAGTGTTAATGACTATTTCACTATGATAGGCTACAAGTATTTCATCAAAATAGTGGAttaggttaaaaaatatttattaattcctttgaaacaattaaaaaaatggaaatttctttaatttttaaaaaatataaattaggaAAAAGCAAAAAGGCATCACAGTTTTAGGCAGCAACTTACTATAGGAAACTCCACAATAATAGtcacaattttaatttaattaaccttAATTTTTTCTTTGCAAAAACAGATTCATGTATGCTTTTCCAGGTTTGTACAAAGTGAAGAAATTTTTTAACATAGGATCAGAAAGAACCCTAAAGGAATCAATAGCCATAGTTCACAAATTTGCAGATGATATCATCTCCTCGAgaatagaagaaaagaagacAACTCAAATAGAAAAAGATCAAGATTTATTATTTCGATTCATGGGCGACGAAAACAATTCTCCCGAATTCCTTCGAGACATAATCATAAGTTTCATTCTTGCCGGGCGAGACACCACATCTACAGCTCTAACATGGTTCTTTTGGATCTTATCATCAAGACCCGATATCGAACAAAAAATCCTTGCAGAGCTCGAAACAATCCGATCAAGAACACATAAAGAAATCGGAGAAATGTATAGCTTCGACGAACTCCGAGATATGCACTATCTACAAGCAACATTATCTGAGACTCTCCGCCTATATCCACCGGTACCAGTCGATACAAAAGCTTGTCGGAACAACGACATCTTACCCGATGGGACGTTTATCGAGAAGAGTTGGTTCGTGACGTACCATACATATGCAATGGGGAGAATGGAGAGCATATGGGGGAAGGATTATGGAGAATTTTTGCCGGAGAGGTGGTTGGAGAATGGGGTTTGTAAGACAGAGAGTCCATTTCGGTTTCCGATATTTCACGCGGGACCAAGGATGTGTCTAGGGAAGGACATGGCTTATATTCAGATGAAGTCCATAGCTGCAGCTGtgattgaaaagtttaaagtgGAAATggtggagaagaagaagactccAAAGCATTTGTTGTCTTTGACATTGAGAATGGAGAATGGGTTACAAGTGATGGTTAAAAAGAGAGATAATGTGTCCATTTGAGGTCAAGAGTTCATGGAAGTGGCTTGAGGCCCAATTCATCATGACAAGATATTGCTTGCTTAGCCTTTGAATaagaactcttttttttttttttttccattctcaGCACTATCACATGCCTATAAAGAATATAAGTAAATTTCTATGaagttttagttttaatttaagttttagcctctttctttctttttttctttttttaaatttatgtttgttttatcAAATTTTCTCACTGATTTTCACATTCGTTAAAGAAAACacttgaattcttagttaaattttaaaaataaaaattacttttttaagttttaaaaaagatagcttgatttttgaaaaaaaaaatgaaaaaatagataacaaaacattGAAATTTATGAGTGGATGTACGTAGTGTTTAtaatcttaaattttagaattaaaaactacaaaCGGAATGGGTTATTAATCAATCTCAGCGTTTGGTTATttatgatttttagtttttgaaaagtaaatctataaatattcttccacctctaaatttatttgttttgttatctacttttgaTCTATATTTTCAAGAGGCATatgctaaattttgaaaactaattaaaaagtattttttttttttttaatctggCAAAGAGTTCAACTTTTTACCCGAGAAGAATAatagatttgatttttaaaaataaaacactaCTTAAAAAGTTGTATTATTTGACGTTTTTTTGTAATCAAGTATCAGTGTTActtgatgtttttaaaaatatcaagtAATCTTGTGTCAAGAATGAGAGGAACTTTTTAACTGGCTAAAAGTGTCAGATGTAATTTACTtgatatgttataattgttaagTATATGAGATATGTTGACTTATTTTAAGTGTCAAATATCTAAGTTCTTGACATTTATTATGAATCGAGATTTTCATAACTTGACAGTTTTTAGTTTCAAATGTAATTTCTTCTTGACATCTAAAAACTGACAACTTAATTAATACTTGATACGTTtgtatgtatttatttatttttttaaaaaaaattgtactctTAGAAATTACCTATATAATTGCttctattttgaaatctaaCAATGAAATTGATATACATAAGACAAACAATATtcatcaattaaataaataatacacACATTTCCAATCTTGTCAACCATATAAACAAACAATATATATTCACAATTTTATGTCTACAACATTACTTGATGTGTTTATACCATGcgataaattaaatgttgaaaATCGGGTTTTAACATACTGTTATAtctagttaaacccaagtataagcttAACTAGAGTCCTGGTGAGTCCAGAGTTGATTTTAGGGATTGCTTTGTTGTGAATGCATTGACAACTAATGTTTTGATCTTGACGCAAATTGAACACTAAATAGGTGATggatttttatgttattttcatgctaagattaattttagtaatgaaTGCGATGGGATTTACACTAAGTGAAACAGCGTATGCGATGAGTGTGAAATTCAAATGATAGATGGTAAAGGCGAGAAGAATATTCACTAATACTCCTTCATCGAATATATAACTCATGTGTTCAAGCAGTACACTCGATGTTATAATCTACACCTTTCAGTGTTTATGGCCACAATACCCTATTtctaagacgcatgcgatgGGTGCATATTGCAaaagatatttctttatttctaaagaacCTCTCTTCTTGTTTAATGAGTTCTAAATCTCTAGTTTTTTCGAACCTAAATTTAATCTACTTAGAATAATCTCTCGAGTTATAGGTGTTTCAATAAGTATGCATAAAACAAGTAGAACGCATGGTTTAAATATTGCTTAattcatgttagctaagtacttctcgaCCCATAAATGGTTTAGTGACTCATAATGAGAATAGAAAAGACGGATGGTGAACAAACATAATATGTGTTCATATTGAGGAAAGAGGTCTTTCAACGtttatacaatataaatacaCTGAGATAAGGAAAAAGAGATGGAGAAAAAAGCCATGGTTgcaatttcttgctttctcCGACTTGTTCAGTGACTGCTTCATTGGGAGTGTTGAGAATGTGGTTCCTTTTCTGCCACCAGAAGTGATTTTTGAGTTTTCCCTCAAGATTTTCAAATGGTGGAAAGCGGAGTGGAAGTTTTGTAGAGTTTTCTTTTGATTATCTTCGTGTCTTTTGCATGGCGATTTAATGgcgtatttataggcgttcaaaggTAGCTTTTCCTCTCTTACTAATGATCGTGCTGATAaggtgcattaaattccataccctgatgCACCACCTGCTGAGTGTCAGAAGTTCATTGGTTCTACAATGAAGCTTTCTTATCAACTATCATCTTGACCTTTGATTTGACTTCCACCGCCCACACGTCATGTCGTATCTCATCGCCTGAAACCACCGACCTGGCCAACTATCCAATCATATATTCGTATCAACAGATTTTCTGCACCAAACAAAGTATGAGTTTTAACCTTTTGTAGACAGATTAGGttatgtgtgtgtgtgattGCATGATGTAATTATTTTCATGAATTCCTTATCAAGTTATCGCATTTTCATAGCTTTTTCCtaattattttagataaaagaggcaaaataacttgtatttctacaagttatcattacTAACTAACAC contains:
- the LOC120091230 gene encoding cytochrome P450 94A1-like, with translation MDISVLTPTPFIFLSLISLSLYLLFFISPYRKSKPHQGFKQFPLVGTLPLFLLNRHRFLDWSTEVLKNCRTNTAVFKRPGKVHGVITANPLVVEHILKTQFENYPKGERFISLLEDFLGRGIFNSDGEIWKVQRKTASYEFNTKSLRNFVMENVRVEIQSRLLPTFGKASETERILDLQDVLERFAFDNVCKLAFNYDPACLGGDGTAATEFMRAFEDAATLSSGRFMYAFPGLYKVKKFFNIGSERTLKESIAIVHKFADDIISSRIEEKKTTQIEKDQDLLFRFMGDENNSPEFLRDIIISFILAGRDTTSTALTWFFWILSSRPDIEQKILAELETIRSRTHKEIGEMYSFDELRDMHYLQATLSETLRLYPPVPVDTKACRNNDILPDGTFIEKSWFVTYHTYAMGRMESIWGKDYGEFLPERWLENGVCKTESPFRFPIFHAGPRMCLGKDMAYIQMKSIAAAVIEKFKVEMVEKKKTPKHLLSLTLRMENGLQVMVKKRDNVSI